One stretch of Maylandia zebra isolate NMK-2024a linkage group LG13, Mzebra_GT3a, whole genome shotgun sequence DNA includes these proteins:
- the zc3h15 gene encoding zinc finger CCCH domain-containing protein 15, translated as MPPKKPAQPGGNKKTQEKKKEKIIEDKTFGLKNKKGAKQQKYIKNVTQQVKYGQQSARQIAQAEAEKTTKKNDKKKELDELNELFKPVVVAQKVSKGVDPKSVLCAFFKQGQCTKGDKCKFSHDLSMERKCEKRSVYVDERDEDLEKDTMENWDEKKLEEVVNKKHGEAEKKKAKTQIVCKYFLEAIENNKYGWFWVCPAGGDNCMYRHALPPGFVLKKDKKKEETEEEISLEELIESERAALGPNVTRITLETFLAWKKRKRQEKVDKAREEMEKKKADFKAGKSLVVSGREVFEFRPELVDDDDDEADDTRYADEEEEEEEEIDTTDIQDIDLSRFVPQEVDNTGITVASMDRFTSRNKTETTESDDEEQLNGACGGAEANGLSEEEGGGDDGGGEDEEEEEVPVDENLFTGEDLEELDEELNTLALED; from the exons gaTAAGACATTTGgcttaaagaacaaaaaagggGCCAAGCAGCAGAAGTACATCAAGAATGTTACTCAGCAAGTCAAATATGGACAACAAAGTGCCAGACAG ATTGCCCAGGCTGAGGCAGAAAAGACCACCAAGAAGAATGATAAGAAGAAAGAGCTGGATGAACTCAATGAGCTTTTTAAACCCGTAGTTGTTGCTCAGAAAGTCAGCAAAG GTGTTGATCCAAAATCAGTGTTGTGTGCATTCTTTAAGCAGGGTCAGTGTACTAAAGGAGACAAGTGCAAGTTCAGCCATGATCTATCCATGGAGAGGAAATGTGAAAAGAGAAGCGTCTATGTAGACGAAAGAGATGAAGACCTGGAGAAAG ACACTATGGAGAACTGGGATGAGAAGAAACTAGAGGAAGTCGTCAACAAAAAACACGGAGAAGCTGAGAAGAAGAAAGCCAAAACACAAATC GTGTGTAAGTACTTCTTGGAGGCCATAGAAAACAATAAGTACGGCTGGTTCTGGGTGTGTCCCGCAGGGGGCGACAATTGTATGTACCGGCATGCTCTGCCTCCCGGTTTTGTactgaaaaaagacaagaagaaggaggagacagaggaaGAGATCTCGTTGGAGGAACTTATAGAGAGTGAG CGTGCAGCTCTGGGTCCAAATGTCACTCGGATAACTCTGGAGACTTTCCTGGCttggaagaaaaggaaaaggcaGGAGAAG GTGGACAAAGCAAGGGAGGAAATGGAGAAGAAGAAGGCTGACTTTAAGGCTGGCAAATCTCTGGTG GTGAGCGGCCGTGAGGTGTTCGAATTCCGCCCAGAGCtggttgatgatgacgatgatgaagCTGACGACACTAGATATGCCgacgaagaagaagaggaggaggaagag ATTGATACTACAGACATCCAGGACATAGACTTATCTCGCTTTGTTCCACAAGAGGTCGACAACACAGGTATTACTGTAGCATCCATGGACCGGTTCACCTCTAGGAATAAGACAGAGACGACGGAATCAGACGACg AGGAACAGCTGAACGGAGCTTGTGGTGGCGCCGAGGCCAACGGGCTCTCAGAGGAAGAGGGCGGAGGGGATGATGGAGGAggggaggatgaagaggaagaggaagtacCGGTAGATGAAAACCTGTTCACGGGAGAAGATCTGGAGGAGCTCGATGAAGAACTCAACACACTGGCGCTGGAAGACTGA
- the rbm45 gene encoding RNA-binding protein 45 isoform X1, translating to MEEYPSKQVPENLDDPPNSRLFVVTSRSITEDELRESFYVFGDIQGVWVVKDKQTKESKGIAYIKFAKSSQACLAMEEMHGKVLVEGTKPVKVFIAQSRSSTRHRDVEDEELTRIFVMIPKSFSEEDLKETFKEYGDIEYCVIIKNKFTGESKGLGYVRYYKPSQAALAIENCDKAYRAILAEPRSKSTATEDYSSGGAAARNDYAGGSESMNQYTLGDPGNYTVIDYRHGDFTRCLIVSTRIALNQEQIFSLFDIIPGMEYCELQRDAYGMNKGHALIRYSNLGSALYAREKLNGFEYPPGNRLVVNFVDDGEDRGSPVGRMAMQFVAAQMMSAVWNGPSSSQVMKPGFSVVSSVSRIQTDANLPSLKKLAPPESKTKERLFVVFSPSPLPPDVLEDVFCRFGSLIEVHLVPGRKVGYMKYADKQCADEAMAALHGRVVNGVKMKVMLADPPREESHKRPRTY from the exons ATGGAGGAGTATCCCTCCAAACAGGTGCCCGAAAACCTCGACGATCCTCCCAACAGCCGACTGTTCGTGGTGACGAGTCGGTCCATCACTGAAGATGAGCTGCGGGAAAGCTTCTACGTGTTTGGGGACATTCAGGGGGTCTGGGTTGTCAAAGACAAGCAGACAAAGGAGTCCAAAGGCATTGCCTACATAAAGTTTGCCAAGTCTTCTCAGGCCTGCTTGGCCATGGAAGAAATGCACGGAAAAGTCCTGGTGGAAGGGACTAAACCTGTGAAG GTGTTTATAGCCCAGTCACGGTCATCAACGAGACACAGAGATGTTGAGGATGAGGAGCTGACCAGGATTTTTGTCATGATCCCCAAATCCTTCTCAGAAGAGGACCTCAAAGAAACATTCAAA gAGTATGGGGATATTGAGTATTGTGTGATCATCAAAAACAAGTTTACAGGAGAAAGTAAAGGCCTCGGCTACGTAAGGTACTACAAACCCTCCCAAGCTGCCCTCGCCATAGAGAACTGCGACAAAG CCTACAGGGCCATTCTGGCTGAGCCTCGAAGCAAATCGACAGCAACAGAAGATTACAGctctggaggagcagcagccagAAATGATTATGCTGGCGGCTCTGAATCCATGAACCAGTACACGTTGG GCGACCCTGGGAACTACACAGTCATAGATTACCGCCACGGTGATTTCACACGCTGTCTCATTGTGTCCACGCGCATTGCACTCAATCAAGAGcagattttttctctttttgacaTTATACCTGGCATGGAGTACTGCGAGCTGCAGAGGGATGCCTATGGAATGAACAAAG GCCATGCTTTGATTCGCTACAGCAATCTTGGGTCAGCACTTTATGCCAGAGAAAAGCTAAATGGCTTTGAATATCCACCTGGAAACAGACTGGTTGTAAATTTTGTTGACGACGGCGAGGACCGCGGCAG TCCTGTAGGTCGGATGGCCATGCAGTTTGTTGCAGCACAGATGATGTCAGCGGTCTGGAACGGACCATCCAGCAGCCAAGTGATGAAACCT GGCTTCTCTGTTGTCTCGTCAGTTTCTCGAATTCAGACCGACGCCAACCTGCCGTCGCTGAAGAAGCTTGCTCCGCCTGAGAGCAAAACCAAGGAGCGGCTGTTTGTCGTGTTCAGCCCCTCCCCGCTGCCCCCCGATGTGTTGGAGGATGTTTTTTG tcGCTTTGGCTCCCTCATTGAAGTCCACTTGGTTCCAGGGAGGAAAGTTGGATACATGAAGTATGCAGATAAACAG TGTGCGGACGAGGCCATGGCAGCGCTCCACGGACGCGTTGTTAACGGGGTAAAGATGAAGGTGATGCTGGCTGATCCTCCCAGAGAGGAATCTCATAAACGTCCTCGTACCTACTGA
- the rbm45 gene encoding RNA-binding protein 45 isoform X2 — translation MEEYPSKQVPENLDDPPNSRLFVVTSRSITEDELRESFYVFGDIQGVWVVKDKQTKESKGIAYIKFAKSSQACLAMEEMHGKVLVEGTKPVKVFIAQSRSSTRHRDVEDEELTRIFVMIPKSFSEEDLKETFKEYGDIEYCVIIKNKFTGESKGLGYVRYYKPSQAALAIENCDKAYRAILAEPRSKSTATEDYSSGGAAARNDYAGGSESMNQYTLGDPGNYTVIDYRHGHALIRYSNLGSALYAREKLNGFEYPPGNRLVVNFVDDGEDRGSPVGRMAMQFVAAQMMSAVWNGPSSSQVMKPGFSVVSSVSRIQTDANLPSLKKLAPPESKTKERLFVVFSPSPLPPDVLEDVFCRFGSLIEVHLVPGRKVGYMKYADKQCADEAMAALHGRVVNGVKMKVMLADPPREESHKRPRTY, via the exons ATGGAGGAGTATCCCTCCAAACAGGTGCCCGAAAACCTCGACGATCCTCCCAACAGCCGACTGTTCGTGGTGACGAGTCGGTCCATCACTGAAGATGAGCTGCGGGAAAGCTTCTACGTGTTTGGGGACATTCAGGGGGTCTGGGTTGTCAAAGACAAGCAGACAAAGGAGTCCAAAGGCATTGCCTACATAAAGTTTGCCAAGTCTTCTCAGGCCTGCTTGGCCATGGAAGAAATGCACGGAAAAGTCCTGGTGGAAGGGACTAAACCTGTGAAG GTGTTTATAGCCCAGTCACGGTCATCAACGAGACACAGAGATGTTGAGGATGAGGAGCTGACCAGGATTTTTGTCATGATCCCCAAATCCTTCTCAGAAGAGGACCTCAAAGAAACATTCAAA gAGTATGGGGATATTGAGTATTGTGTGATCATCAAAAACAAGTTTACAGGAGAAAGTAAAGGCCTCGGCTACGTAAGGTACTACAAACCCTCCCAAGCTGCCCTCGCCATAGAGAACTGCGACAAAG CCTACAGGGCCATTCTGGCTGAGCCTCGAAGCAAATCGACAGCAACAGAAGATTACAGctctggaggagcagcagccagAAATGATTATGCTGGCGGCTCTGAATCCATGAACCAGTACACGTTGG GCGACCCTGGGAACTACACAGTCATAGATTACCGCCACG GCCATGCTTTGATTCGCTACAGCAATCTTGGGTCAGCACTTTATGCCAGAGAAAAGCTAAATGGCTTTGAATATCCACCTGGAAACAGACTGGTTGTAAATTTTGTTGACGACGGCGAGGACCGCGGCAG TCCTGTAGGTCGGATGGCCATGCAGTTTGTTGCAGCACAGATGATGTCAGCGGTCTGGAACGGACCATCCAGCAGCCAAGTGATGAAACCT GGCTTCTCTGTTGTCTCGTCAGTTTCTCGAATTCAGACCGACGCCAACCTGCCGTCGCTGAAGAAGCTTGCTCCGCCTGAGAGCAAAACCAAGGAGCGGCTGTTTGTCGTGTTCAGCCCCTCCCCGCTGCCCCCCGATGTGTTGGAGGATGTTTTTTG tcGCTTTGGCTCCCTCATTGAAGTCCACTTGGTTCCAGGGAGGAAAGTTGGATACATGAAGTATGCAGATAAACAG TGTGCGGACGAGGCCATGGCAGCGCTCCACGGACGCGTTGTTAACGGGGTAAAGATGAAGGTGATGCTGGCTGATCCTCCCAGAGAGGAATCTCATAAACGTCCTCGTACCTACTGA